The bacterium sequence GGTCGTGGTATCAAAATATCCGTCAATAAAGTGTGTCAAATCCCCCGCTTCGGAATACCGGAAGAGCAGTTGTTGAGCTTCGATCGACCCGGAGCTGAAGATATAGATACTCAAGCCCTGGCGTTTCCATTCTGCCCACTTTTCCGGGACATCCGGGTAGACAGGGGCGCGTATTTTCCCGCTTTCAAAAGCTTCTTTCCAGATCCTTCCCTGGATCTCTTTTAATGCTCTATCTTTTTTGTCCGCATCGATCCACGCTTGCAACAAAGCAACGACATCTGGGGGAGGAGGATTCTCAATTGGAATTTTTTTCTTCAAATCATCAAGAATTGGTTGCAGCTCAGGAGCGGTCCAATTCTCGCGAATGAAGGAATCCATTTTTTCGCGCGAGAGCGGAAACAAGACATCATGAACGAACGACAGCGAAGTTGTTGTCC is a genomic window containing:
- the mtnC gene encoding acireductone synthase; this encodes MIRAVLCDIEGTTTSLSFVHDVLFPLSREKMDSFIRENWTAPELQPILDDLKKKIPIENPPPPDVVALLQAWIDADKKDRALKEIQGRIWKEAFESGKIRAPVYPDVPEKWAEWKRQGLSIYIFSSGSIEAQQLLFRYSEAGDLTHFIDGYFDTTTGPKKVAASYEKIANTIEMNPADILFLSDMPAELDAARQAGMQTIQLMRDSVHLVARTFHEI